A genome region from Brassica oleracea var. oleracea cultivar TO1000 chromosome C2, BOL, whole genome shotgun sequence includes the following:
- the LOC106326446 gene encoding transcription factor PRE3, whose amino-acid sequence MSGRRSRSRQSSGTTRISEDQINDLVIKLQQLLPELRDSHRSDKVSAARVLQDTCNYIRNLHREVDDLSERLSELLANSDTAQAALIRSLLTQ is encoded by the exons ATGTCCGGAAGAAGATCACGTTCGAGGCAATCATCAGGAACTACAAGGATCTCAGAGGATCAGATCAACGATCTCGTTATCAAGTTGCAGCAGCTTCTTCCTGAGCTCAGGGACAGTCATCGTTCCGACAAG GTTTCAGCAGCGAGAGTGTTGCAAGATACATGCAACTACATAAGGAATCTGCATAGAGAGGTTGATGATCTCAGTGAGAGGCTATCTGAGTTACTCGCAAACTCAGACACTGCTCAAGCCGCTTTAATCAGAAGCTTACTTACCCAATAA